One genomic segment of Nonomuraea coxensis DSM 45129 includes these proteins:
- a CDS encoding acyl-CoA carboxylase subunit beta: MLAKLGELDAEHARAVAGGGGKYVERHRRRGKLLARERVELLVDADSPFLELSPLAAWGSDYPVGASVVTGIGVIEGVECVITANDPTVRGGATNPWTLRKTLRAADIALRNRLPYVNLVESGGADLPTQKEIFIPGGRVFRDLTRLSAAGVPTVALVFGNSTAGGAYVPGMSDHVVMVRDRAKVFLGGPPLVRMATGEESDDESLGGAEMHARVSGLADYLAEDEYDALRIGRRVVRSLNWRKRGVTPLPAEEPRYPAEELLGVVPEDLRVPFDPREVIARVVDASAFEEFKPLYGTSLVTGWARVHGYPVGVLANARGVLFSEESQKATQFIQLANQSRTPLVFLQNTTGYMVGRDYEQRGIIKHGAMMINAVSNSTVPHLTIVMGASYGAGNYGMCGRAFEPRFLFAWPSAKSAVMGPAQLAGVLSIVGRAAAEARGQAYDEEADAAMRAMVEAQIEAESLPFFLSGRLYDDGVIDPRDTRTVLGMCLSAVNSAPVPEPAGFGVFRP; the protein is encoded by the coding sequence ATGCTGGCCAAGCTGGGCGAACTGGACGCCGAGCACGCCAGGGCGGTGGCCGGCGGCGGCGGCAAGTACGTCGAGCGGCACCGGCGGCGCGGCAAGCTGCTCGCCCGCGAGCGGGTGGAGCTGCTCGTGGACGCCGACTCGCCGTTCCTGGAGCTGTCGCCGCTGGCGGCGTGGGGCAGCGACTACCCGGTCGGGGCGAGCGTGGTGACCGGCATCGGGGTGATCGAGGGCGTCGAGTGCGTGATCACCGCGAACGACCCGACGGTGCGCGGCGGCGCGACCAACCCGTGGACGCTGCGCAAGACGCTGCGCGCGGCCGACATCGCGCTGCGCAACCGGCTCCCGTACGTCAACCTGGTCGAGAGCGGCGGCGCGGACCTGCCCACGCAGAAGGAGATCTTCATCCCGGGCGGCCGGGTCTTCCGCGACCTGACGCGGCTGTCGGCGGCCGGCGTGCCGACGGTGGCGCTGGTGTTCGGCAACTCGACGGCGGGCGGCGCGTACGTCCCCGGCATGAGCGACCACGTGGTGATGGTCCGCGACCGGGCCAAGGTGTTCCTGGGCGGCCCGCCGCTGGTGCGGATGGCGACCGGTGAGGAGTCCGACGACGAGTCGCTGGGCGGCGCGGAGATGCACGCCCGGGTGAGCGGCCTGGCCGACTACCTGGCCGAGGACGAGTACGACGCGCTCCGCATCGGCCGCCGCGTGGTGCGCTCGCTCAACTGGCGCAAGCGGGGTGTCACGCCGCTGCCCGCCGAGGAGCCCCGTTATCCGGCGGAGGAGCTGCTGGGCGTCGTCCCCGAGGACCTGAGGGTGCCGTTCGACCCGCGCGAGGTGATCGCCAGGGTGGTGGACGCGAGCGCGTTCGAGGAGTTCAAGCCGCTGTACGGGACGTCGCTGGTGACCGGGTGGGCGCGTGTGCACGGCTATCCCGTGGGGGTGCTGGCGAACGCGCGGGGCGTGCTGTTCAGCGAGGAGTCGCAGAAGGCGACGCAGTTCATCCAGCTCGCCAACCAGTCGAGGACCCCGCTCGTGTTCCTGCAGAACACGACCGGCTACATGGTCGGCAGGGACTACGAGCAGCGCGGGATCATCAAGCACGGCGCGATGATGATCAACGCGGTGTCCAACTCGACGGTCCCGCACCTGACGATCGTCATGGGGGCGTCGTACGGCGCCGGCAACTACGGCATGTGCGGGCGGGCCTTCGAGCCCCGGTTCCTGTTCGCCTGGCCGAGCGCCAAGTCGGCGGTGATGGGGCCCGCGCAGCTCGCCGGGGTGCTGTCCATCGTGGGGCGGGCGGCGGCCGAGGCCAGGGGGCAGGCGTACGACGAGGAGGCGGACGCGGCGATGCGCGCCATGGTGGAGGCGCAGATCGAGGCCGAGTCGCTGCCGTTCTTCCTGTCGGGCCGGCTCTACGACGACGGGGTGATCGATCCGCGCGACACCCGTACGGTGCTGGGGATGTGCCTGTCGGCGGTCAACAGCGCGCCGGTGCCGGAGCCGGCCGGGTTCGGGGTGTTCCGGCCGTGA
- a CDS encoding biotin carboxylase N-terminal domain-containing protein, with the protein MISRLLVANRGEIARRVFRTCRALGIETVAVFADPDAGAPHVAEADLAVRLPGARPSETYLDIGRVVAACRASGADAVHPGYGFLSENAEFARAVLAAGLVWVGPPPGAIAAMGSKIEAKRLMAAAGVPVLPSLDLAAPGEFPLLVKASAGGGGRGMRIVRGPEELAREVASARREAEAAFGDPAVFAEPLWERARHVEVQVLADAHGTVWTLGERECSVQRRHQKVVEECPSPGIAAEARERLCEAARRAAAAIGYVGAGTVEFLVRGDRVAFLEMNTRLQVEHPVTELVHGVDLVRLQLEVAEGGALPPEPPGPSGHAVEVRLYAEDERYLPQSGVLRRFEVGGPGTGVRVDSGVESGSVVPPYYDAMLAKVIAHGASRAEAVRKLVTALRRARLHGLATNRDLLLRILTHPDFVAGDTHTGFLDPGGPFATAPPAPAGESGPAGESGLAGLAAALALAADNRRRAPVLGGLPGGWRNVRSQPRRTAFTTGDGRTADVVYDPLPAGVTAVSAAPDRVVLERDGVRHAFAVARYDAGGPVYVDHTGGHPGGRAELTPLPRLPEPVEHVVPGSLLAPMPGSVLRVEVAPGDRVVKGQAVLVLEAMKMEHRITAPADGVVSGLHVEQGRQVEAGAVLAVIHEGDL; encoded by the coding sequence GTGATCAGCCGCCTGCTCGTCGCGAACCGGGGTGAGATCGCCCGGCGCGTCTTCCGTACCTGCCGGGCGCTCGGGATCGAGACGGTCGCGGTCTTCGCCGACCCCGACGCCGGCGCGCCGCACGTGGCGGAGGCCGATCTCGCGGTACGCCTGCCGGGCGCCCGCCCTTCCGAGACCTATCTGGACATTGGCCGCGTCGTGGCCGCCTGCCGCGCCTCCGGGGCGGACGCCGTGCATCCGGGTTACGGGTTCCTGTCGGAGAACGCGGAGTTCGCGCGGGCGGTCCTGGCGGCCGGGCTGGTGTGGGTGGGCCCGCCACCGGGGGCGATCGCCGCGATGGGCTCGAAGATCGAGGCCAAGCGGCTCATGGCGGCGGCCGGGGTGCCCGTGCTGCCCTCGCTCGACCTGGCGGCGCCCGGCGAGTTCCCGCTGCTGGTCAAGGCGTCGGCCGGAGGCGGCGGGCGGGGCATGCGGATCGTCCGCGGGCCGGAGGAGCTAGCGCGTGAGGTCGCCTCGGCGCGGCGGGAGGCGGAGGCGGCGTTCGGCGATCCCGCCGTGTTCGCCGAGCCGCTGTGGGAGCGGGCCAGGCACGTCGAGGTGCAGGTGCTGGCCGACGCGCACGGCACCGTGTGGACGCTGGGCGAGCGCGAGTGCAGCGTGCAGCGGCGGCACCAGAAGGTCGTCGAGGAGTGCCCCTCCCCCGGGATCGCGGCGGAGGCGCGCGAGCGGCTGTGCGAGGCGGCCCGGCGGGCGGCGGCCGCGATCGGCTACGTCGGGGCCGGGACCGTCGAGTTCCTGGTGCGGGGCGACCGGGTGGCGTTCCTGGAGATGAACACCCGGCTCCAGGTCGAGCATCCGGTCACCGAGCTGGTGCACGGGGTGGATCTCGTACGGCTGCAACTGGAGGTGGCCGAGGGCGGCGCGCTGCCGCCTGAGCCGCCGGGGCCGTCCGGGCACGCCGTCGAGGTGCGGCTCTACGCGGAGGACGAGCGTTACCTGCCGCAGTCGGGGGTGCTGCGGCGCTTCGAGGTCGGCGGGCCCGGCACCGGCGTCCGGGTGGACTCGGGGGTGGAGTCCGGGTCGGTGGTGCCGCCTTACTACGACGCGATGCTGGCGAAGGTGATCGCGCACGGGGCGTCGCGGGCGGAGGCGGTCAGGAAGCTCGTGACGGCGCTGCGGCGGGCGCGGCTGCACGGCCTCGCCACGAACCGCGACCTGCTGCTGCGGATCCTGACCCATCCGGATTTCGTGGCCGGGGACACCCACACCGGTTTCCTCGACCCCGGCGGCCCCTTCGCGACGGCCCCGCCCGCGCCGGCCGGGGAGAGTGGGCCGGCCGGGGAGAGTGGGCTGGCCGGGCTGGCCGCCGCGCTCGCGCTGGCCGCGGACAACCGCCGCCGCGCCCCCGTGCTCGGCGGCCTGCCGGGCGGGTGGCGCAACGTCCGCTCCCAGCCGCGCCGCACCGCCTTCACCACAGGGGACGGCCGCACGGCCGACGTCGTCTACGACCCGCTGCCCGCCGGAGTCACCGCCGTCAGCGCCGCGCCCGACCGGGTGGTCCTGGAGCGGGACGGCGTCCGCCACGCCTTCGCCGTCGCCCGCTACGACGCCGGCGGCCCGGTGTACGTGGACCACACGGGCGGCCACCCGGGCGGCCGCGCCGAGCTGACCCCGCTCCCCCGCCTGCCCGAGCCCGTCGAGCACGTCGTCCCCGGCTCCCTGCTGGCCCCGATGCCGGGCAGCGTGCTGCGCGTCGAGGTGGCGCCCGGCGACCGCGTCGTCAAGGGCCAGGCGGTGCTGGTGCTGGAGGCGATGAAGATGGAGCATCGGATCACCGCTCCGGCCGACGGCGTGGTGTCCGGCCTGCACGTCGAGCAGGGCCGGCAGGTCGAGGCGGGAGCCGTGCTCGCCGTCATTCACGAGGGGGACCTATGA
- a CDS encoding enoyl-CoA hydratase-related protein: MTSLVHASLANGVATVTLDSPPNRNALSARLLADLKERLTWALAEPECRVIVLTATGTVFCSGADLKEQRAAEGRPGAPVTASLPEVFTLLWESPKPVVCRLNGTARAGGLGLVASCDFAVAPLTASFAFTEVRLGVVPAMISVPVLRRLDPRAAAEYFLTGEVFDAARAAEIGLVSRAVPEEELDAAVAHYTELLVKGGPEALAITKRLVREVPGLPFEEGLRRMTELSAERFTSEEGQEGIAAFWEKRPPKWVSG, encoded by the coding sequence ATGACGAGCCTGGTGCACGCAAGCCTGGCGAACGGTGTCGCGACCGTCACGCTCGACTCGCCGCCCAACCGCAACGCGCTGTCGGCCCGCCTGCTGGCCGACCTGAAGGAACGGCTGACCTGGGCGCTGGCCGAGCCCGAGTGCCGGGTGATCGTGCTGACGGCCACCGGCACGGTGTTCTGCTCGGGTGCCGACCTGAAGGAGCAGCGCGCCGCCGAGGGCCGGCCGGGCGCGCCGGTGACGGCGTCCCTGCCGGAGGTCTTCACGCTGCTGTGGGAGAGCCCGAAGCCGGTCGTGTGCCGGCTCAACGGCACCGCGCGGGCGGGCGGGCTCGGGCTGGTGGCCTCGTGCGACTTCGCGGTGGCGCCGCTGACGGCCTCGTTCGCGTTCACCGAGGTGCGGCTGGGCGTGGTGCCGGCGATGATCTCCGTGCCGGTGCTGCGGCGGCTCGACCCGCGGGCCGCGGCCGAGTACTTCCTGACCGGCGAGGTCTTCGACGCCGCGCGGGCGGCCGAGATCGGGCTGGTGTCGCGGGCGGTCCCGGAGGAGGAGCTGGACGCGGCGGTCGCGCACTACACCGAGCTGCTGGTCAAGGGCGGCCCGGAGGCGCTGGCGATCACCAAGCGGCTGGTGCGGGAGGTGCCGGGGCTGCCGTTCGAGGAGGGGCTGCGGCGGATGACGGAGCTGTCGGCGGAGCGGTTCACCTCGGAGGAGGGGCAGGAGGGCATCGCGGCGTTCTGGGAGAAGCGCCCTCCGAAGTGGGTCTCGGGATGA